In one Babylonia areolata isolate BAREFJ2019XMU chromosome 14, ASM4173473v1, whole genome shotgun sequence genomic region, the following are encoded:
- the LOC143289444 gene encoding uncharacterized protein LOC143289444 yields the protein MSGKFKVSCVSILRTTCVCISKRWWNFDVIIMQKLLPVSFVAHTVHSLCMRSGKNANLTRHSRISIDDRGPVHSFGMYVPMWTFNLHRILVHGTAKAEADVESLCTEETQQNGMDPHSCDPGHRGSGHTSVMWTPMDPPHRKLST from the exons ATGAGTGGAAAATTCAAAGTGAGTTGTGTCTCCATTCTAAGAACaacctgtgtgtgtatttctaaaaGGTGGTGGAACTTTGACGTGATAATTATGCAGAAGTTACTCCCAGTGTCCTTTGTAGCCCACACTGTCCACAGCCTGTGTATGAGGAGTGGGAAGAATGCTAACCTGACTCGTCACTCCAGGATTTCTATCGATGACAGGGGACCGGTGCACAGTTTCGGAATGTACGTGCCGATGTGGACTTTCAACTTGCACAGAATCCTTGTCCACGGAACGGCAAA AGCTGAAGCAGACGTGGAGAGCCTGTGTACAGAGGAGACGCAGCAGAACGGAATGGACCCCCACAGCTGTGACCCAGGACACAGGGGAAGCGGCCACACCTCCGTCATGTGGACACCGATGGACCCCCCGCACAGAAAACTATCCACATGA